A single genomic interval of Streptomyces sp. NBC_01296 harbors:
- a CDS encoding thioesterase II family protein: MGTHTKSRWFVGVPHEGPKECALYAFPHAGAGVTTVRPLCVELSDAFDAFAVRLPGRESRLEEPAETAMPELADKLADELLQHAEGRPVVLYGHCAGSTIAYEVARRLGPARVRALVVSSNPAPGSVRREPTFALPRPDFLRQVVADGYLPAKLLGNEELLDIVEPALRADYELIETHELELYERGGAEPVAVPTVAVYGHDDHTVERAQLDAWSTLTTGPFRLVSLPGGNDLPTSRPADLAAAIGEAVAALA; the protein is encoded by the coding sequence ATGGGAACTCACACGAAAAGCCGCTGGTTCGTCGGCGTCCCCCACGAAGGCCCCAAGGAGTGCGCGCTGTACGCCTTTCCGCACGCGGGCGCCGGCGTGACCACGGTGCGGCCGCTGTGCGTCGAGCTCTCCGACGCCTTCGACGCGTTCGCGGTACGACTCCCGGGCCGGGAGTCCCGGCTCGAGGAGCCGGCGGAGACCGCCATGCCCGAACTCGCCGACAAGCTCGCCGACGAACTGCTCCAGCACGCCGAGGGACGGCCGGTGGTGCTGTACGGGCACTGCGCCGGCTCGACGATCGCCTACGAGGTGGCACGGCGCCTGGGCCCCGCCCGGGTGCGGGCCCTGGTCGTCTCCTCGAACCCGGCCCCCGGCAGCGTCCGCCGCGAGCCCACGTTCGCGCTGCCGCGGCCGGACTTCCTCCGGCAGGTCGTGGCGGACGGGTACCTCCCGGCGAAGCTCCTCGGCAACGAGGAACTGCTCGACATCGTCGAGCCCGCCCTGCGCGCCGACTACGAACTCATCGAGACCCACGAGCTGGAGCTGTACGAGCGCGGCGGCGCCGAGCCCGTCGCGGTCCCGACGGTGGCCGTGTACGGCCACGACGACCACACCGTCGAACGCGCCCAGCTCGACGCGTGGTCGACGCTCACCACCGGGCCGTTCCGACTTGTGTCGCTGCCGGGCGGCAACGACCTGCCGACCAGCCGCCCGGCGGACCTGGCGGCGGCCATCGGCGAGGCCGTGGCGGCCCTCGCCTGA
- a CDS encoding MFS transporter, with protein sequence MAATAPGVLVGGRLMQGLTAALMVPQVMSVIMTMFDQKEWVVAFSLMGAVLGLGGVSGPLLGGTLTDLDLFGLGWRSIFFVNIPFGILAVALAAWTMPESKSDQSPRLDITGVVLITLASLGLMYPLVQGREEGWPGWMFALFAGSVLLFAAFGVHQSRRHRRDGSALVPPTLFHHRSFRAGVVVVMLAFSGITSFFLVLTYHMQLGLGWSALRTALVTVAFPIGIMATFQIAWRKGTANGRKFVAIGTSVMTLGTLAMILAVSSQGAGIDWYHVAGAELIVGFGMGLCSPILTNVVLGDIPPQDAGAGSGVVNAVIQFGTAAGIAIVGVIFFSLTGSEVAGADRADRFSDATSVTLWYNVAVFTLVALLSPLLPASKTPQAEPETTSAEPAAQTAAPATKDRLLLDTA encoded by the coding sequence TTGGCCGCCACCGCCCCGGGCGTGCTCGTCGGCGGCCGCCTGATGCAAGGCCTGACGGCGGCGCTGATGGTGCCCCAGGTGATGTCCGTCATCATGACCATGTTCGACCAGAAGGAATGGGTCGTCGCCTTCTCCCTGATGGGCGCCGTCCTCGGACTGGGCGGGGTCAGCGGACCGCTGCTCGGCGGCACCCTGACCGACCTGGACCTCTTCGGCCTCGGCTGGCGTTCGATCTTCTTCGTGAACATCCCCTTCGGGATCCTCGCGGTGGCCCTGGCCGCCTGGACCATGCCGGAGAGCAAGTCGGACCAATCGCCCCGGCTCGACATCACCGGCGTCGTCCTGATCACCCTGGCCTCGCTCGGGCTCATGTACCCGCTGGTCCAGGGCCGCGAAGAGGGCTGGCCGGGCTGGATGTTCGCCCTCTTCGCCGGCTCGGTGCTGCTGTTCGCCGCCTTCGGCGTCCACCAGAGCCGCCGCCACCGCCGCGACGGATCCGCACTGGTCCCGCCCACCCTGTTCCACCACCGCTCGTTCCGCGCCGGCGTCGTCGTGGTCATGCTGGCGTTCTCCGGCATCACCTCGTTCTTCCTGGTGCTGACCTACCACATGCAGCTGGGGCTCGGCTGGTCGGCGCTGCGCACCGCGCTGGTGACGGTGGCCTTCCCCATCGGCATCATGGCCACCTTCCAGATCGCCTGGCGCAAGGGCACCGCCAACGGGCGCAAGTTCGTCGCGATCGGCACGTCCGTGATGACGCTCGGCACCCTCGCCATGATCCTCGCGGTGTCGAGCCAGGGCGCCGGAATCGACTGGTACCACGTCGCGGGCGCCGAACTGATCGTGGGCTTCGGCATGGGCCTGTGCTCGCCGATCCTGACCAACGTGGTGCTCGGCGACATCCCCCCGCAGGACGCCGGAGCCGGCTCCGGCGTGGTCAACGCCGTCATCCAGTTCGGAACGGCCGCGGGCATCGCCATCGTCGGCGTCATCTTCTTCAGCCTCACGGGCAGCGAGGTCGCGGGCGCGGACCGGGCCGACCGCTTCAGCGACGCCACCTCCGTGACGCTCTGGTACAACGTCGCCGTCTTCACGCTCGTCGCCCTCCTCAGCCCGCTCCTGCCCGCCTCGAAGACCCCTCAGGCCGAGCCGGAGACGACGTCTGCGGAGCCCGCCGCACAGACCGCGGCGCCCGCCACGAAGGACCGGCTCCTCCTTGACACCGCCTGA
- a CDS encoding MFS transporter — protein sequence MTDTAQSGRARWVALGVLGTASFLDGLDANIVTVALPSIQRDMEIGFASAQWTMAGYALAFAMFLITGGRLGDIFGAKRVFMTGVALFTVASALSGLAVSPGMLVAGRFMQGFMAALMLPQVMAVIVRTFDRKEWALAAGLVGGLLSLGSIGGPLLGGLLTDLDLMGLGWRTVFFVNVPIGILALILGARSLPSFRADERPQLDMPGVVLLTAASLGVMFPLVQGREQGWPAWMFVLMAASVPLFLAFVVHERRRQAKNGSALVDPALFRHRSFSAGLVVTLLAFTGISSFSFVLTYHLQFGLGWSVGDTALAIAAWPLGIVATFQLGWRFGATRGRLFVAAGALIMALSSLAAIGVVHTQGAALTMPYVAGAAFLMGLGMGLSTPILATAVLGDLPPKDAGAGSGVVNAATQFGAAIGIAVVGAVLFGLVGPDTAGTAAARAADFSSAVSVTLWYNVAAFLLTAALAPLLPRSKPADTEAGPAGKAERTDLTARGLVPDPA from the coding sequence GTGACAGACACAGCACAGTCCGGACGCGCGCGATGGGTCGCCCTGGGCGTACTTGGCACCGCCTCCTTCCTCGACGGCCTCGACGCCAACATCGTCACCGTCGCCCTGCCCAGCATCCAGCGGGACATGGAGATCGGCTTCGCCTCCGCTCAGTGGACCATGGCCGGCTACGCCCTCGCCTTCGCCATGTTCCTGATCACCGGCGGGCGACTCGGTGACATCTTCGGGGCCAAGCGGGTCTTCATGACCGGTGTCGCCCTGTTCACCGTGGCGTCCGCCCTGAGCGGTCTGGCCGTCTCCCCGGGCATGCTGGTCGCCGGCCGCTTCATGCAGGGGTTCATGGCCGCCCTCATGCTTCCCCAGGTCATGGCCGTCATCGTCCGGACCTTCGACCGCAAGGAGTGGGCCCTGGCCGCCGGTCTGGTGGGCGGTCTGCTCAGCCTCGGCAGCATCGGGGGACCGCTGCTGGGCGGTCTGCTCACCGACCTCGACCTGATGGGCCTCGGCTGGCGTACGGTGTTCTTCGTCAACGTCCCGATCGGGATTCTCGCGCTGATCCTCGGAGCCCGGTCGCTGCCCTCCTTCCGCGCCGACGAGCGCCCGCAGCTCGACATGCCCGGCGTGGTCCTGCTGACCGCGGCCTCCCTGGGCGTGATGTTCCCGCTCGTCCAGGGCCGCGAACAGGGCTGGCCCGCCTGGATGTTCGTGCTGATGGCCGCCTCGGTGCCACTGTTCCTCGCGTTCGTGGTCCACGAGCGCAGGAGGCAGGCGAAGAACGGATCCGCTCTCGTGGACCCGGCCCTGTTCCGCCACCGCTCCTTCTCCGCCGGCCTGGTCGTGACCCTGCTCGCGTTCACCGGCATCAGCTCGTTCTCCTTCGTGCTCACCTACCACCTCCAGTTCGGTCTGGGCTGGTCGGTGGGCGACACGGCACTCGCCATCGCGGCGTGGCCGCTGGGCATCGTCGCCACGTTCCAGCTCGGCTGGCGCTTCGGGGCCACCCGGGGACGCCTGTTCGTGGCGGCGGGCGCCCTCATCATGGCGCTGAGCTCCCTGGCCGCGATCGGCGTCGTGCACACCCAGGGCGCCGCACTGACCATGCCGTACGTGGCCGGCGCGGCCTTCCTCATGGGCCTGGGCATGGGGTTGAGCACGCCCATCCTCGCCACGGCCGTGCTCGGTGACCTGCCCCCCAAGGACGCGGGCGCCGGATCCGGCGTGGTCAACGCCGCCACACAGTTCGGTGCCGCGATCGGCATCGCGGTCGTCGGGGCCGTCCTCTTCGGGCTTGTGGGCCCGGACACCGCGGGGACGGCCGCGGCGCGAGCCGCCGACTTCAGCTCCGCCGTCTCCGTCACCCTCTGGTACAACGTCGCCGCCTTCCTGCTGACCGCCGCCCTCGCCCCGCTGCTGCCCCGCAGCAAGCCGGCGGACACGGAGGCCGGGCCCGCCGGGAAGGCCGAGCGGACGGACCTCACCGCCCGCGGTCTCGTGCCCGACCCGGCATAG
- a CDS encoding MbtH family protein, with the protein MAVNPFDDEDGEFYVVVNDEEQHALWPTFAVVPDGWRVVAGPAGRARSIAYVEENWTDLRPRSLREATPAS; encoded by the coding sequence ATGGCGGTGAACCCGTTCGACGACGAGGACGGCGAGTTCTACGTGGTGGTCAACGACGAGGAGCAGCACGCGCTGTGGCCCACGTTCGCCGTCGTGCCCGACGGCTGGCGCGTAGTGGCCGGGCCGGCGGGGCGGGCGCGGAGCATCGCGTACGTCGAGGAGAACTGGACCGACCTGCGGCCGCGGAGCCTGCGCGAGGCGACGCCGGCGTCCTGA
- a CDS encoding amino acid adenylation domain-containing protein, whose translation MSVTDAPWSRWNETARPFRDDATIPVLIAETARRHPDRPAIVTSDKQVITHGELDRHSNRLARLLRELGLGRGSAVGVYGERDASALVGMLAVLKAGASYVPLDPAWPASRMVGLLDQLDVAAVLTDRASLPSVQEFRWEVPSLRHVLCPGIPEEFSWSATFRREAVADLFDYLSGSPDPLEAAGFNTRRSQRPFTADDLRGYQDHVARFVRAATSAERPSVLEIGCGSGLIVEALAPQASRYVAVDPSPVSVARSQETGARAGGEVEGVVCFAHEAAERVSGPFDVVVLASTVQFLPDLDHLTGVLDSLLGLLADDGVIVLADLVDPGLGAHSGLRVPPRFVERLPELLPGVARADVHRRRAGEFTGELAERYDAVIRVEPSRGRAAVSRDRAAPPREPLWTGHHVGLRPADPLTTGPTADDVCYTIFTSGSTGTPKGVCVSHRSAVNLIDWVNRTYGVGPADKLLFVTSFCFDLSVYDMFGVLAAGATVRLASAAELAEPDTLVDLLEREAITIWDSAPASLAMVMPFVQAREPAGRDTLRLALLSGDWIPVPLPDQIRAAFPNAEVVSFGGATECTVWSNDYRVRDVDPAWPSIPYGKPMQNARYYVLDSELRPCPLGKEGDLYIAGTCVALGYAAATPLTAAKFLPDPGAVRPGERMYRTGDRARWLAGGDLEFLGRLDDQVKVRGYRIELGEVQSALLQCPGVRAASVVAPTGRGGRSLAAFYVPTAEPLSKAEVVRALRTVLPSYMVPARIIALDELPLTRQGKVDRAALLRRL comes from the coding sequence GTGTCCGTCACGGACGCCCCCTGGAGCAGGTGGAACGAGACCGCGCGGCCCTTCCGCGACGACGCCACGATCCCCGTGCTGATCGCCGAGACCGCCCGTCGCCACCCGGACCGGCCGGCGATCGTGACCTCCGACAAGCAGGTCATCACCCACGGCGAACTGGACCGCCACTCCAACCGGCTGGCGCGGCTGCTGCGCGAGCTGGGACTGGGCCGGGGCTCGGCCGTCGGCGTGTACGGCGAGCGCGACGCCTCGGCCCTCGTCGGCATGCTCGCGGTGCTCAAGGCCGGCGCCTCCTACGTGCCGCTCGACCCGGCGTGGCCGGCCTCCCGGATGGTCGGGCTGCTCGACCAGCTCGACGTGGCGGCCGTGCTGACCGACCGCGCGTCCCTGCCCTCCGTACAGGAGTTCCGGTGGGAGGTGCCCTCGCTCCGGCACGTGCTGTGCCCCGGCATCCCCGAGGAGTTCTCCTGGTCGGCCACCTTCCGGCGCGAGGCCGTCGCGGACCTCTTCGACTACCTGTCCGGCTCCCCCGACCCGCTCGAGGCCGCGGGCTTCAACACCCGCCGCTCGCAGAGGCCCTTCACCGCGGATGACCTGCGGGGCTACCAGGACCACGTGGCACGGTTCGTACGGGCCGCGACGTCCGCCGAGCGGCCCTCGGTCCTGGAGATCGGGTGCGGATCCGGTCTGATCGTCGAGGCCCTGGCACCGCAGGCGTCCCGCTACGTCGCCGTCGACCCCTCACCGGTGTCCGTGGCCAGGAGCCAGGAGACCGGGGCCCGCGCCGGGGGCGAGGTCGAAGGCGTGGTGTGCTTCGCGCACGAGGCCGCCGAGCGGGTGAGCGGTCCGTTCGACGTCGTCGTGCTGGCCAGTACGGTGCAGTTCCTGCCGGACCTCGACCACCTGACGGGCGTCCTCGACTCGCTCCTCGGGCTGCTCGCCGACGACGGCGTCATCGTCCTCGCCGACCTCGTCGACCCCGGGCTCGGCGCCCACTCCGGCCTCCGGGTGCCGCCCCGCTTCGTCGAACGGTTGCCCGAACTGCTGCCCGGGGTGGCCCGCGCGGACGTCCACCGCCGCCGGGCCGGGGAGTTCACCGGCGAACTGGCCGAGCGCTACGACGCCGTCATCCGCGTCGAGCCGTCGCGCGGCCGTGCGGCGGTGTCCCGCGACCGTGCGGCGCCGCCGCGTGAACCGCTGTGGACCGGCCATCACGTCGGCCTCCGGCCAGCCGACCCCCTCACCACCGGCCCGACGGCCGACGACGTCTGCTACACCATCTTCACGTCGGGCTCGACCGGTACGCCCAAGGGCGTCTGCGTCTCCCACCGGTCGGCGGTGAACCTCATCGACTGGGTGAACCGCACCTACGGGGTCGGGCCCGCCGACAAGCTCCTGTTCGTCACGTCGTTCTGCTTCGACCTCTCGGTCTACGACATGTTCGGCGTGCTCGCCGCCGGCGCGACCGTACGGCTGGCGTCGGCGGCTGAACTCGCCGAGCCGGACACGCTGGTGGACCTGCTCGAACGGGAGGCCATCACCATCTGGGACTCGGCGCCCGCCTCCCTGGCCATGGTCATGCCCTTCGTCCAGGCCCGCGAGCCCGCCGGGCGCGACACGCTCCGCCTGGCCCTGCTCAGCGGCGACTGGATCCCGGTGCCGCTCCCGGACCAGATCCGTGCCGCGTTCCCGAACGCCGAGGTGGTGTCGTTCGGCGGCGCCACGGAGTGCACCGTCTGGTCCAACGACTACCGGGTGCGGGACGTCGACCCCGCGTGGCCGAGCATCCCCTACGGCAAACCGATGCAGAACGCCCGCTACTACGTGCTCGACAGCGAGCTGCGGCCCTGCCCCCTGGGCAAGGAGGGCGATCTGTACATCGCCGGCACGTGCGTCGCCCTGGGCTACGCCGCGGCCACCCCTCTCACCGCCGCGAAGTTCCTGCCCGACCCGGGAGCCGTACGCCCCGGCGAGCGCATGTACCGCACCGGTGACCGCGCCCGCTGGCTGGCGGGCGGCGACCTGGAGTTCCTGGGCCGCCTCGACGACCAGGTCAAGGTGCGCGGCTACCGGATCGAACTAGGCGAGGTGCAGAGCGCCCTCCTCCAGTGCCCGGGCGTCCGGGCCGCGTCGGTGGTGGCGCCCACGGGGCGGGGCGGGCGGTCGCTGGCCGCCTTCTACGTGCCCACGGCCGAGCCGCTTTCGAAGGCCGAGGTCGTACGCGCCCTGCGGACCGTCCTGCCGTCGTACATGGTCCCCGCGCGCATCATCGCGCTCGACGAGCTGCCCCTGACCAGGCAGGGCAAGGTCGACCGGGCCGCCCTCCTGCGCCGGCTGTAG
- a CDS encoding acyl carrier protein, translating into MNDFGSVGVASPDHIGHDGPDLELLRARVRVQWADALEHEDFGDDEDFFEAGGNSLLVAEIMAALGAELGARLALRLFFNHPTVNELTGALAAHEGLRAPAAPAAPAR; encoded by the coding sequence GTGAACGACTTCGGATCGGTCGGGGTGGCGAGCCCGGACCACATCGGCCACGACGGCCCGGACCTCGAACTGCTGCGCGCCCGGGTGCGGGTCCAGTGGGCCGACGCGCTGGAGCACGAGGACTTCGGCGACGACGAGGACTTCTTCGAGGCCGGCGGGAACTCCCTGCTGGTCGCCGAGATCATGGCCGCGCTCGGGGCGGAGCTCGGCGCGCGCCTGGCCCTGCGGCTCTTCTTCAACCACCCGACGGTGAACGAACTGACCGGCGCGCTGGCGGCCCACGAGGGCCTTCGGGCGCCGGCCGCACCGGCCGCACCGGCACGGTGA
- a CDS encoding 3-oxoacyl-ACP synthase III family protein codes for MSFGLMSLGYELGDEVPVLDVAAEYTEDIERVRTYASRYMHRCPEGVGLTDLSYQAVRKALDAAGTDAGDIDLLVLAVTDITEYLYWDAAASLLHRLGADGAEAVLLTQACSSGVAAFDLVAGKFATHPEYRTAVVVAASRVAEPYWNRLETGAGCFSDGAVAAVARRGHDRLRWRASDITTDGTYVDFFRLDVGGAAAPFGTPGAAGSAPRVRGIAEVKEYFGDDHEKISAFGTHARNQYRLVVERACKRAGVDFTDLARLNLPFDNQPAMAGLVAALDFPAERTNLSLAEDYGHLGAADPLFALARDVEQDVLRQGDHVALAAVGRGMSWASAVFEV; via the coding sequence ATGAGTTTCGGCCTGATGTCACTCGGCTACGAACTCGGCGACGAGGTGCCGGTGCTGGACGTCGCCGCCGAGTACACCGAGGACATCGAGCGGGTCCGCACCTACGCGAGCCGCTACATGCACCGGTGCCCCGAAGGGGTTGGCCTGACGGACCTGTCGTACCAGGCCGTACGGAAGGCGCTGGACGCCGCCGGCACGGACGCCGGCGACATCGACCTGCTGGTCCTCGCGGTCACCGACATCACCGAGTACCTGTACTGGGACGCGGCGGCGAGCCTCCTGCACCGGCTCGGCGCCGACGGCGCGGAGGCGGTCCTGCTGACCCAGGCGTGCTCGTCGGGCGTCGCCGCGTTCGACCTGGTGGCCGGGAAGTTCGCCACCCATCCCGAGTACCGGACGGCCGTGGTGGTCGCGGCCAGCCGCGTCGCCGAGCCCTACTGGAACCGGCTGGAGACGGGGGCGGGCTGCTTCTCGGACGGTGCCGTCGCGGCGGTCGCCCGCCGCGGTCACGACCGGCTGCGCTGGCGCGCGAGCGACATCACCACGGACGGCACCTACGTCGACTTCTTCCGCCTCGACGTGGGAGGCGCGGCGGCCCCCTTCGGCACGCCCGGCGCGGCGGGCAGCGCACCGAGGGTACGGGGCATCGCCGAGGTGAAGGAGTACTTCGGCGACGACCACGAGAAGATCTCCGCGTTCGGCACCCACGCCCGCAACCAGTACCGGCTCGTCGTGGAACGCGCCTGCAAGCGCGCCGGTGTCGATTTCACCGACCTGGCCCGGCTCAACCTGCCCTTCGACAACCAGCCGGCCATGGCGGGACTCGTCGCGGCCCTGGACTTCCCCGCGGAGCGCACCAACCTGTCGCTCGCCGAGGACTACGGGCACCTCGGTGCCGCCGACCCCCTGTTCGCCCTCGCCCGGGACGTCGAGCAAGACGTCCTCCGGCAGGGCGACCACGTCGCCCTGGCCGCCGTCGGACGCGGCATGAGCTGGGCGAGCGCCGTCTTCGAGGTGTGA
- a CDS encoding cytochrome P450, translating to MPNTLCQPVKLPTERPSALDPPLELRVFRDREPVTPMLFPDGHRGWLVTSHSLVRSVLADQRFSARQELHHHAAFDHPFGTERITPAEPGQFIGMDAPEHTRYRKPLTKHFTARRIRELAPRIEEIVEQRLDALEAAGRGADLVAEFAIPIPTLLICEILGVPYAEQDMFRHDVATFFRLDSTQEETHGAYADMVAYLGGLVPRKRAEPGADLISSLIEGGELSDQEIATVALVVLIAGHETTASMLGLGVYTLLSHPDQWAGLRADPDLLDGAVEELLRYLPLFRAGLMRTALTDVDLGGHRIAAGECLVLSLSAANRDPRRFDADPERFDTARRPGGQLSFGHGVHQCLGHHLARVELRIAYAGLLRRFPRLRMAVPAEEIPLCTDMAIYGVHRLPVTW from the coding sequence GTGCCCAACACCCTGTGCCAGCCGGTCAAGCTGCCCACGGAGCGGCCGTCAGCCCTCGACCCACCCCTCGAACTGAGAGTGTTCCGGGACCGGGAGCCCGTCACCCCGATGCTGTTCCCGGACGGGCACAGGGGCTGGCTGGTCACCAGCCACTCCCTGGTGCGGTCCGTCCTCGCCGACCAGCGGTTCAGCGCACGGCAGGAACTGCACCATCACGCCGCCTTCGACCATCCGTTCGGCACGGAGAGGATCACACCCGCGGAGCCCGGCCAGTTCATCGGTATGGACGCACCGGAGCACACCCGCTACCGCAAGCCCCTCACCAAGCACTTCACGGCGCGACGGATCAGGGAACTGGCGCCCCGGATCGAGGAGATCGTCGAGCAGCGGCTGGACGCGCTGGAGGCCGCGGGGCGCGGAGCCGACCTCGTCGCCGAGTTCGCCATCCCGATCCCGACCCTGCTGATCTGCGAGATCCTCGGCGTGCCGTACGCCGAGCAGGACATGTTCCGTCACGACGTGGCCACCTTCTTCAGGCTGGACTCCACGCAGGAGGAGACCCACGGCGCGTACGCTGACATGGTCGCCTACCTCGGCGGGCTCGTGCCGCGCAAACGCGCGGAGCCCGGGGCGGACCTGATCAGCAGCCTGATCGAAGGGGGCGAGCTTTCCGACCAGGAGATCGCGACCGTGGCGCTGGTCGTACTGATCGCCGGCCACGAGACCACGGCGAGCATGCTCGGACTCGGCGTCTACACCCTGCTGAGCCATCCGGACCAGTGGGCCGGGCTGAGGGCCGACCCGGACCTCCTCGACGGCGCCGTCGAGGAACTGCTGCGGTACCTCCCGCTCTTCCGGGCGGGGCTGATGCGGACCGCGCTGACCGACGTGGACCTCGGCGGCCACCGGATCGCGGCCGGTGAGTGCCTCGTGCTCTCCCTGTCGGCCGCGAACCGCGATCCGCGGCGCTTCGACGCGGACCCGGAGCGGTTCGACACCGCGCGGAGGCCGGGCGGCCAACTGTCGTTCGGGCACGGTGTGCACCAGTGCCTCGGACACCATCTCGCACGGGTCGAGCTGCGGATCGCGTACGCCGGCCTGCTGCGCCGGTTCCCTCGCCTGCGGATGGCGGTTCCGGCCGAGGAGATACCCCTGTGCACCGACATGGCCATCTACGGCGTACACCGGCTGCCGGTCACCTGGTAG
- a CDS encoding acyl-CoA carboxylase epsilon subunit: protein MIIVEERPVLTAPAVGVTPAEEHPADPPAHTDSPDRANSPDSPDRTELPGTTAAEDTSTALAMASIRISRGNPTAEETAALAALLTARLRLLHGARQPEPSAPRTRKLPTQPCRPFLAPGAWAS from the coding sequence GTGATCATCGTCGAGGAACGTCCGGTGCTGACCGCCCCCGCGGTGGGCGTCACGCCCGCAGAGGAACACCCTGCCGACCCGCCGGCGCACACGGACTCCCCGGACCGCGCGAACTCCCCGGACTCCCCGGACCGCACGGAGCTTCCCGGGACGACCGCCGCCGAGGACACCTCGACGGCCCTCGCCATGGCCTCGATCCGGATCTCCCGGGGCAACCCCACCGCCGAGGAGACGGCCGCCCTGGCCGCCCTCCTCACGGCCCGCCTGCGCCTGCTCCACGGGGCCCGGCAGCCCGAACCCTCCGCCCCGCGCACCCGCAAACTCCCCACCCAGCCCTGTCGGCCGTTCCTCGCACCGGGCGCCTGGGCTTCCTGA
- a CDS encoding methyltransferase — MAPLTNARQRPTSRFEEAEAALRAQEGVAQAAVVSREDRLGERRLVAYVVPGVPDTDVTRHVEKWRAVYDEMYGDTAPDNGIGEDFTGWNSAYTREPIPLPQMRQWRASAVERVRALEARRVLEIGVGSGLLLGPLAPETEAYWATDFSDAVIERLGAQVAAEPRLKDRVTLRCQPADSADGLPAEYFDTVLLNSVVQYFPDAAYLSAVLDVALRRLAPAGRILVGDVRNHGTLREFLTAVHHAQRPGDEPSAVRAAVARAVLRETELHLDPGFFTEWADAHDEVAAVDVRLKPGPDGNELTRHRYEVVLHKRSSTPTHLADVPAVTWGSDVHQVSGLEAELARHGGRLRLTRIPNARLVSEAAECGAPATAEGTPLDPHALETWGREHGRAVLCTWSAEAPGWFEAVIVPADGRHCYGGVYRPLDTRARPLANVPGASRRASRLPAVLRRELAAELPGHLVPDDIVVIAHLPLTAEGTVDRAALPEPN; from the coding sequence ATGGCGCCCCTCACGAACGCGCGACAGCGCCCCACCAGCCGGTTCGAGGAGGCCGAGGCCGCGCTCCGCGCGCAGGAGGGCGTGGCGCAGGCGGCCGTGGTCTCCCGCGAGGACCGGCTCGGGGAGCGGCGCCTGGTGGCGTACGTCGTACCCGGGGTGCCGGACACGGACGTGACCCGGCACGTGGAGAAGTGGCGCGCGGTCTACGACGAGATGTACGGCGACACCGCGCCGGACAACGGGATCGGCGAAGACTTCACCGGATGGAACAGTGCCTACACGCGCGAACCCATCCCCCTGCCGCAGATGCGCCAGTGGCGCGCGTCCGCGGTGGAGCGGGTGCGCGCTCTGGAGGCGCGCCGGGTGCTGGAGATCGGGGTGGGCTCCGGGCTGCTGCTCGGGCCGCTGGCACCGGAAACCGAGGCCTACTGGGCCACCGACTTCTCCGACGCGGTCATCGAACGGCTCGGCGCCCAGGTCGCCGCGGAGCCGCGGCTGAAGGACAGGGTGACACTGCGGTGCCAGCCCGCCGACTCCGCCGACGGACTGCCGGCGGAGTACTTCGACACGGTGCTCCTCAACTCGGTCGTGCAGTACTTCCCCGACGCCGCCTACCTCTCGGCTGTCCTGGACGTCGCGCTCCGGCGGCTCGCCCCGGCCGGCCGGATCCTCGTCGGCGACGTCCGCAACCACGGCACCCTGCGGGAGTTCCTGACGGCCGTCCACCACGCCCAGCGCCCCGGTGACGAGCCGTCCGCCGTGCGGGCAGCGGTCGCCCGCGCCGTGCTCCGCGAGACGGAACTCCACCTCGATCCGGGCTTCTTCACCGAGTGGGCCGACGCGCACGACGAGGTCGCGGCCGTGGACGTCCGGCTCAAGCCCGGACCGGACGGGAACGAACTCACCCGCCACCGCTACGAAGTCGTCCTGCACAAGCGGTCGAGCACGCCGACGCACCTCGCGGACGTCCCCGCCGTCACCTGGGGCTCGGACGTGCACCAGGTGTCCGGCCTGGAGGCCGAGCTGGCCCGTCACGGCGGCCGCCTGCGGCTGACCCGGATACCGAACGCCAGGCTGGTGAGCGAGGCGGCCGAATGCGGGGCCCCCGCCACGGCGGAAGGCACGCCCCTCGACCCGCACGCGCTGGAGACCTGGGGCCGGGAGCACGGCCGCGCCGTCCTGTGCACCTGGTCGGCCGAGGCGCCCGGCTGGTTCGAGGCGGTGATCGTGCCCGCGGACGGCAGGCATTGCTACGGCGGGGTGTACCGGCCCCTGGACACCCGGGCCAGGCCGCTCGCCAACGTGCCCGGGGCCTCCCGCCGGGCCTCGAGGCTGCCGGCGGTGCTGCGGCGGGAACTGGCGGCCGAACTGCCCGGCCACCTGGTGCCGGACGACATCGTGGTCATCGCCCACCTGCCGCTGACCGCCGAGGGCACGGTAGACCGCGCCGCGCTCCCCGAACCGAACTGA
- a CDS encoding DUF5302 domain-containing protein yields the protein MTDKSFDGGVAEDAKEKFREALERKSNATRARTAHEEGRIKVKNMSGSAGQKRYFRRKTG from the coding sequence ATGACTGACAAGTCGTTCGACGGTGGCGTTGCAGAAGATGCCAAGGAGAAGTTCCGCGAGGCGCTGGAGCGCAAGTCCAACGCAACGCGCGCCCGCACGGCTCACGAAGAGGGCCGCATCAAGGTGAAGAACATGAGCGGTTCGGCCGGCCAGAAGCGGTATTTCCGCAGGAAGACTGGTTGA